GTATATGTATTCCAGGTGCAAAGCATAAAAACAAAGCTTTTGAGAATGAAACTGGACATTTCAGACAGCTTCAAGACAACAAATCAATTAACTCCCAAGTACTGGTTTCAATTCAAGCAGtatttctgtaaaatatacatttcaCAAAGATTATTacctaaagattaaaaaaaaagcactttggaTACACTACATGGGGATTCAATGACAGAACTTCTGTGTAAGTACAGTACAATCACTCATTCTTTACtaggttttttttccctccctgagTCCATATCCACCAATTCTGTGTAATATATGTTACAAAatcaatagttaccttaaaatatttcatagcaCACTGAAATTGTCTGATTTTTATGGTACTTATTGTACTTTGGCTTCTAATAGGCCACTGGGCATAACATGACTATGACTACTTATACAGCTACTTGTATGCCTCAGTGCATCGGCTCCAAGATAGGCCATTAAAAGTTCAGTGCGGCGAATAAGCAACTGCATGAGGTCTTCAGCCAAAGTCTCTATACTGGAGTAGCGCACCTTCTCAAAATCAAAAATgtctttgagaaagaaaagaacttgaTTCTGgaaaatgaacacaaaacaaaTTGGCACTTATTAGaccaaaattatattaaaactaaATAGTTACTAATATTGTAACAAACAATGAATTAGGGGTCAGTTCCACTACTAATTTCAAATCTCAATAGAAAAGGAACCTTGAACAAGTGATTAAACCTTTTTGGGgagtctcattttctttttctgtaaaataagggaTAATTACTACCTGTCATTTTTTACTACTCAGGGCTGatgtaatgattaaaaaaaaaaaaatcttaaaaaaaaaaaaaaaatctcaggagggtgggagggagatgcaagagggaggagatatggggacacatgtttatgtatagctgatgcactttgttatacagcagaaactaacataccattgtaaagcaattatactccaataaagatgttaaaaaaaaaactctgggaAATGCTGGTAAATACTAAAGCACTGTATAAACCTAAGGGGCTACTATTAGTCCTGTCCCAATAATTGAAGTTTTCATTGTTACCTATGGGCACTGGTACTACTTTAAGACAGGAAAGTAAACTATTTCCAATAATTATAACTTATAAATTTCAAATGTACCAAAAATGACTTgacatgtgaaaaataaaaataatttcaggtcTCAAATCAGTGGAAGATCGTGAAGAATATTTCACTTCAGTAACTTAATACTTATGCTGAAACCCATTTTAAGCAACTTGTATACTACTAAGTAAGTCTCAGGTTGTTATGCCATGATGGAAAACAAAGTAAttccaaagaacaaaaaaacaggaaTATTTAATTTCTATCCTACAGAAATCAACTGTTAAGAGGTACTAAGAAGGCACAGTTTATAGATTTCATTGGATTTTATATCTGGAAGGGTCGCTGGCGATCAACCTGTATGGTCCCCTCATTTTatgaagaggaggaggacaaAGCATGATTTGCCCACAATCAGAGTGCTCATTAATGGCATACTTAATTCCCAGTCCAAACTTTTCCCTCTAAACACATACCTTACACTTGAGAGGTCAAGTAAATTAATCAAAAATTGAGTTttcaatgacaggaaaaaaaaaaatgtcctaaaccatttatataaatgttacattaacggcacataaacaaaataatttaattttttaagtgaaggGTATAGAGTAACATCCAAAGTTTCAAACATCAAAAACTTTCAAATTCATActtatgtttacttttatttgcTCCTTGAAACTCAGCCTAAATTCAGGACTATTAAATAGTGAGACTTTTCTTGGCACTGTGCCAGGCAGAAATTTCTGCAACAAGCTGCAATTTGTGTTTTGGTAAATTTAAACTGCTGACTTTGGAATACAATTTTAAACTCCCACCTTATTTCTCACAGCTGGGATTTTATCATTCATATTACCTTTAACTAGAACTTATTTCTAAATTGCCACATGTGCAATAAAGACAGATattatttgttttacaaatttCAGAAGTGTCCAGGCATGCAGAACTGTCTATAGCAATTTGTTTAACATTGTAACATACATGAGAACATGTACACATTAAAGAAGAAACTGATAAGGTGAATGGACTTGTTGAATCTTCTCCAGGATAAAACACCAAATCTATATAATACTGTTTCACTGGCATGGGTGACTTTTATAATCTTACATTTAAATAACATTCTtctacaaaaccaaaaccaaacagaatAAAACTTTATCCGTTTTTcagtttagaaaaaagaaatgattcaaTGACTGAACATACCTTAAAGAAGCAACATAAGTCATAGAGAGAATTTCTAGGACCCAAAAAACCCCAGGCTAGGACAGGGCTGATGTGCTCACAAATGgcataaaaatgggcaaaaaatccATCTGGGATCTGTTACGAAGTAAAGGAGAATCAAGTTATTTTTACCTTCTTGCATTTGCTTGCTATCCATCATATGACCAGCTCTTTTTAAGGATAGACCAAGGGTCAATGATAAGCTAGCCTAATAAGACAGTTAATACACTTAACAAGTAACTGTTAGAGTCACAGAATGCTTTAAGCAGATTTCATATCCTAGCCAACAGTCTCAATTTGCTGAAAACATTATTTCTTAAAGGCACTTTTACCTCATAAAAAAGCAATCACAGTGCTGTAACCAAGCAATAACAAGAATGCTACAATGTTCCTTAGCAGTATAATTTTTAGGATGAATGAGACCAACATGGTTTTAGCTAGTTCAGTAGAATTTAAGAAATTCTACTCAATCACTTAATTAGATTATCTGAAAAAgactaaaatgaatttttaattgattAAGCACAAAAATATGCTTACTAGAATTCTAACTTTTAGTTAAGGAACCAGATATTATTGAAGCATTTAATTAGGCAATGCACCTTCTTGTGAAATAGTAATACATACAGTTGTGATTTAGGAAACTCTCTAAGTTTATTAATAACTTTCTAAATCTCCTTTGTTAGATAACATCCTGTGAGATTCTGTCATAGCATCTACTGGGGATAAGTATGCCTTAAGATCCTGCCTCTTGCAGGAGTTATCTTCTATTTTACAGGCTCCAAGACATCTTTTAaatctcaaattaaaaatatattataacagCAGTTACCATTTAATGAGTACCCACTATATACCAGATAATATGCTAGGttctatttaatttaataaaacgTTCCTGAAAAATTAGGTCATGTTAGtatcattttaatatgtaaaaagtGAGACTTCAGAGGGGTTAAAAAAcctatcctgggcttccctggtggcgcagtggttgagagtctgcctgccgatgcaggggacatgggtttgtgccccggtctgggaagatcccacatgccgcggagcagctgggcccgtcagccctggccgctgggcctgcgcgtccggagcctgtgctccgtaacgggagaggccacaacagtgagaggcccacatactgcaaaacaaaacaaaacaaaaaaaaacctatccTAACTCACATACAGCTAGTTAGTAAAGGCCAAAAAGTTATCACGGATACATGGACTGTAGTCTAAGAGATGTTCTGCATATATTAAAATTCTAAATCCCATACTTATATTAACTATATATATTAACTATAATAGGAATTCAGACAGGTATGAAGTTAGCATAGGCTGAAGTAGAAGAGTCATGCTTCATCAAGGAATAACGTGAACTGAAACAGTAGGTAAAATTTATTTAAGTAGACAGGATAGAGTATGACATTCCAGGATAGGAAATAGTTCCCCAAGACGTAAGATATATAGCTATCTGTGGATACAGGAAGAATATTAGTCCAAGGCATGAGATTTATACTAAGAAGTAAGAAATAAGGTTAggtataatgataataatattactatcattattattatggaAACTACTACTTATTaaactcttttttatatttactcttaattttatgttttatctcatttcatctttacagcagctctatgaggtaggtattaacTTCATTTTGCAAACAGGAAAACTGAAGGTCAGCTGACAGTAACTTGCCTATGATCATAATGGTTAGTGCGAAAATCAAACCTAAGTCTACAAGTCTGTTCCCCAGccctaaaccagtggttctcagacgtTAGAGTTTCTAATCATTTGGGGAGCTTGCTAAAAACACAGGGTCTTTAGAatcattttttatacaatttttaaaggttacattccatttacagttattacaaaatattggctttttccccatgttgtacaatacaacCCTGTACAACATCTTTGAAATAAGAATTATGCAAATATATGGtttccagaattatttttaacaagcacCTTCTGCAGATGCTGTGAGACCTATGCTCCAGAAACACTGCACTTGGCAATACTATCTCAAAGGTGTAAGGCTCAGACTTAGAAATATGGACATGACAAAATACTGTAGGTCAGTGggcaaatgataataaaataataataacctacAGGTGCATAATGCactgtgtcaagcactgttctaagacactacatttaatcctcaaaaaaccCCATGAGGTGGAAACTATGCTCttctttagagatgagaaaactaaggcatagAGAGGTCaagacttgcctgaggtcatagCTGGTAGGTGGCATCTGAACTCAGGCAGCCTCACCCCAGAGTCCATCCTCCTTTACCACAAGAGTGTATGTGAGAGCAGTGTGTGGTGGGTGAGATAGCCTGGAGGGTGCGGAGCGTGCGAGCAGGATATGACTTTGAGATGTTTTTTGGTAGGCGCTCTCAGTTGAATAAACCAGCTAATCAATCATCATTTCTCAACTGGATTACATGAAGTGGAATCCACTAtgctaaacaatttttttttttttttttttgcggtacgggggcctctcactgttgtggcctctcccattgtggagcacaggctccggacgcgcaggctcagtggccacggctcacgggcccagccgctccgcggcatgtgggatcctcccagactggggcacaaacccgtgtcccctgcatcggcaggtggactctcaaccactgcgccaccagggaagccctaaacaatttttttaatcttaaaatatcattaagtgaaaaaaaaaagtctattagcACTGTTTGCAACTTTAAAAACAGAGAAGCCAACGCAGTGCCAAAAGAGCACTCATCTAGCTTGAGGGACAGTGCTTATGAGCTGCCATCCCCCGCTGAGAACTGACTCACAAGTTTCTTTGACAGGAGCTTCAAATTACTTTACAGAGAACTCCAAGACATAATGAATTTTACCTTCATCTGTTGCCTTTTCTGTTTCAACACTGACCAACAACTTGAAGCCACAGCCTAAACATAtacagaggagaaaaagcaaGATTTAAATTTATAACTATATAAACTTTCCATTTAGAAAAGAGTGACTTTAATTAGAAATTCAAAGTTTAAAGatctaaaatgtttaaaacattaaCTAAAAAGAAATAGTCCATGCTCCTTCTATTGTTTGTAAATATCaatgaaaagatgtttataaattttaaaattaaatacaaagccaCTAAAAGAAAAAGGGTGGACTCCAGTGACAAGGAACTTGGTAATTATAGTtcaagtaatatttttttcttcaagaatAGTAGTGCTGGAAATAGCTGTGAGTTGAACCAACAGTCTTATTCAAATAAAGAACTAAGAAACATAACCATAATGACAGGGACAAAAACACCCAAGTGGATCCTGAAGGAATCTGACCCTACTCTGGCATGACCCCACTTCGATCAACGTCACTGTCCCAAATCAGTTACAGAAATGGAGACATGTATCTTTTATGGTTAAAGCATACTTTGAAGGAAaagtattataatatatatatatttttttcctccaaaaatatatatatcgtctTTTCACTGAAATTGCTGTATTTGTTTAGTCATAGAGCCATTTCAGTTACAGATAATTTTTTGTTAGGTCTGAACTAGTTTGAAACCCAAGTGTTTTTTGAGATCTGAAGAAATACTGGGTCCTCCAGGTCGAGGCAGGGACTGACAGAAGAGCCAAAAGGAAATTTCATCTTCAGATGTTACATATCATACACATCTGATCCCAATATCAAAGGATGAGCTCAGTTTCCATAACAGTCGTCTACAGgcagacacatatatataaatcttattcatcttcctattttgtttttaaaaatatatttatttatttattatttggctgcactgggtcttagttgcagcacgcgggatcttttagttgcggcatgcgaactcttagttgcagcatgcaggatctagttccccgaccagggatcgaacctgggccccctgcattgggagtgtatTGTCTTAACtgctgaaccaccagggaagtccccatcttccCAATTCTGactaattttcatcaaatttaaatGGTTGAGAAAGGTAAACCACCACTTACGGTTTCTTTGAAGGAGGAGTTTAGCCAGCGATTATTTACTACATTCTGTATGGATGTGGGTGGGTTTTCTAAATCTTCAAAGGAATCCATTAATATAAAATCCAAAACAACATcataaaaatttagatttttcaCCTGCATTAAATTATAAGTTAAAACAAATTATTACTACATAGAACTGAAATGAAGTCTGAGCCAGGGCTTCATACTGATACATTACAACAGCAGTACATTTTTAGTTGAATCAGATTATATCTCTGAcaaaaacagaggaagaagagagacaaCTATGAGAACAACTCACCACCAGAAATTATAATTCACATGACAGCTGTTCCCTCCTAGATCCTATCAGGTGAAATTAATCTCTCCCTCCACTCTATTCTAGGAGTTCTTTGTTCATgcttttattgggttggccagaaagtttgtttgggtttttccataagatgttaaggaaaaacccgaacgaactttttggcccaccAAATATTATGGTATCCACAATGCTCATTCTGTTCCGTCATTTAGTTACTGGTGTATCTGCCTGTCTTCCCCACCACATCATGAACCTCTcgctctttcattcattcatgcaaatTGTATTGTACTACATGCTGTACCAGGTGCTGAGACTTCTACAGTAAGCAAACTATATGCTTAGAGGttagtggggaaaagacagcaatAAATAATTCCACAAATGCACAATTAAAACTGTGATAAGCACAGTAAAGGAAAAAGTACACGGTACTATGAAAGCTTATGATGGAGCTTCTAATCTAGACTGGATGTCAGTGAGGGCTTTTTTCAAGGAGTGAGGCAAGCCAAGTACATGAAATGCCTTGTCAATACTTGAAGGTAAGAAAGAACACAGTGATGTGGAGCCAAAGAGTATCACTGAACGTGTGCCGCAGCTCTCTACAGCACGGGGGCGAGTGCCTAGAGACAGGAGGAAGGGCCATCTCCTGCACAGTTTATGGCCCAGGTTAAtgactttggattttatcctCACAGTATTTTGGGGGGTAGTGGTGGAGGGGAGATGGATGATCAgatcttcttttttattcttcgGTAACTcatgaatctatttttttttttccagtttcagtgagacataattgacatacagcactgtaaaagtttaaggtgtacagtataatgatttgactcacatacatcatgaaatgattaccacagtaagtttagtgaacaccatcatctcatatagatacaacacggaagaattagaaaaaaaaattttctttgagaactcaggatttactctcttaatgacTTTCATATTTATACAGCGGTGTTCATTATCTTTAatgtgttgtacattacatctgtagtacttatttatcttataagtggaagtttgtactttttgaccaccttcatccaattccccttcccctgaccccctgcctctggtagccacaaatctgatctccttttctatgattatgtttgtttgtttttaaagtataattgacctacactatgttagttcctggtatacaacacagtgattcaatgtttccatacattttaaaatcatcaaCATGATAAGTCTAGTctagatattacatagttattgactatattccccacacagtacatttcatacctgtgactcacttattttatacctgaaagtttgtacctcttaaatctccctcacctatttcttctcctccctccatccccctcccatCTGGCAATTACCtgtctgtatctatgactctatttctgtttgttaaagttaagtttgttcatttgttttgttttttagattccacatgtgagtgaaatcatacagtatttgtctttctctgcctgacttatttcactcagcataataccctctaggtccaaccatgttgtcacaaatgagaagatttcattttttttttatggctgagtaatattcagatTTGTATTGCTCAAGACCGTTTTGGCAGAAATGTGGAGAGCAgaacagagaggaggaagagtgAATGCAAGGAGGGGAGAAGCAGGCAAGAAATTGGGGAATGCAAAACGCTGGGGTAGCCCAAGGGAAAACAACAGTTACTCAGACTACCACGGGGCGGGCAGCAACAGAGAAAAGTTGCAGAAACTGAAAGGTATATAGGAGTTAAATTGACAAAACTTAGAGATGAATATGATAAAGTAGGCGAGGACCAGTGACGTGTAAAAGCATGAGTCCCAGGTTTCGGGCCTGCGCAACTGAACGGATGCCAATTCCTTCACTGAGTGAGGGAACACCAGAGAAGGAAAGATCGTGCCTCCGTGTTTCTGCACCTACTGTCTTCTCTGCCTAGAAAGCCTTTCAGTCCCTTGCAAACTCATTCTTTTAGCTTCCATAACAACAAAATATTCCAGGCTCATCATGTGCTTTCTCTAACCCAGCGCAGAAATCAGCCATTTTTCCAAGAAGTCCTAGTTCCTTTTAGTGGAGAGTGGTACTTACAAGTTAAAATCTGTGTgctagaaataatttcttttgagGTGTTTCTGCTCCCAGACCCTCTCAGTGAATAGAGCTAGGAAgtttatgtgtgtttatgtatatttatttccctatctatctatattgTAAACTATGAATTCACACTGACAGCTCCAATTCCAATCCTAGCTTTTTTATACCTCCCTTCTCTGACAGTGAGTTATCTGGTTCTGATCATTCTTAATGTATTTAATTGTTTGTCTGATCCTGTGTATGCAGCCAATTCCCTGGCCCCACTGAGCTGCCACTGTCCTAGCTGAAACCATCCTTGCACAGGCTACCATTACCACCCTGCTGGCGCCTGCTCATTGACTTCTGGATGGAAGACAGGGAGAGAAGGAATGAAGGGCTTcctaaaaaaatagtattttcacCTGCTGCCTCAATGTATAAAGACTGTGGTTGCTCTTGTTTCTGACTCTGTCATAGCCACCATCACACAATTGGTTTTACTGTCATTTAACAAGGACAAAGAAACAGTGGCCtcaaattatgtaaatattctgAGTAAATAACTAAGGGGGACAACTATTATAAAAAATTTGAACTTACTCCTCTAGCAGCAAGTTCCATTTCAGTACTATCCCAGTGATCAGTCTGCTCTAAAAAATAGATCATTTCATCAAAAACATCTTCAAACTTCTTCGGATTCTGTAGAAGAAAACACACTTTAATCCTAAGCCCGACTTTATAACAAGGCTCAAGCCTACAAAGTAAATAAGTTACTCTTCAAGTAAGTTTGTTAGATCTTCATTCTATTAGGTAACTGAATTAAAACGCACTTTCAAGGGATGCCGTATTCatttgatttaatattttgttaGTCCAACATTTTGCAGAAGCCAAGACTAAGAATGTTATGTAAAATGTCATACACAAACTGCTTACTACTCAAATATGTGTGCTTATTTAGGTCAGTCCTTAAGATGAAAACTCAGTTACAGCAGATACTACGCGATGCTTTCGATGCAGTTCTATTCCTTTTGGAGGAACTCTAGTTCAAATCAGTGGGTTTATCTGCCTTGGGAAGGCCAAGAAAGCAATGTAAGATTTACGCtgggtttattttctttctagtgGTAGCAATTTGATAGGCAGAACAAGCTactgtgttgttttaattttaatttctttgactATAATGCTATGGAACTTTTTCATATAATCATTAAACATTCTGtttcttgttaaaaaacaaagatttacATTGGGAATTGCAAGTAGTTAATATCACCCTAaatttatgttgtattttttaaaaatttgctttccCATTTTTCCTGTATTTAATCATCATAAGAACTCTCTGAAATAGGGTAccataaataaaattctattctacaaatgagggaactgaggttcAAAGGGACTGGGTCTGAAAACCAGGTGTTCAAAGGGCTCAGAGAaagtctggtttttgttttttccctcatCATCTGGACACAACCTGCATAAAGGAAAGTGGTTCCTCACAGTCTTCATAAAGTTCTTGCCATTGCTTCTGCCTCTGTCAGTCCCATGAAGATGAGTAAGAGGCAGCTCAATTTATATTTCCAGATTTCTGAGATCTATACTACTTCCTGGAACCTTCTTACTGAACAGGATTGAGGGACATAAGAGAAGAGGTATTAGAAATAACAATAGTGGTGGCTGTAGTAGCAGATCTAATGATAATTCTTACCATGATATTCACAAGTTTTATGGCAAACTGAGAATAATTTATCAACTTGATCAAAACAGTGTGAActttatacaaagaaaacaaatgaacccAAGTAGAAATCAATGCTCTTTGggctacttatttatttatttttttggccacgccacacggcatgagggatcttagttccccaaccagggatcaaacccatgccccctgcagtggaagtgtggattcttcaccactggactgccagggaagtccctgggttatttattttcaatatgtgAACCTTTGTAACTATCtacaaaaacattttcttctattaaaaatttaatgcatCTTAATCTTCAGCTCAActgaaataacaacaataaaaaaacctGCCAACAAAACAAGTTTACCTTTCGTGCTTTTACAATTAACGCTGATAAAATTTTCCTCCCACTTTCAGCAAGGAATATCCTGTTGGCTGTTTCTGAAAGAATTACCTGAAAAATATCCATccccaaacaaagaaaaaagagacctATAATTAATTTGAATGGACATTTGACTTTATAGCATATCCATGCATAAATAACCCAAATACAGTCAATACATGGCATGTGACTCTATTTCAGCAGGCAGACCACAGAAAAGGTCCTAAGTTACTAAAATATAAATAGCTCttgagggcttccgtggtggcgcagtggttaagaatctgcctgccaatgcaggggacacgggtttgagccctggtccgggaagatcccacatgccgcagagcaactaggcccaagCGCCACAgcttactgagcctgcgtgctagagcctgcgagccacaactacagaagcagcccatactccgcaacaagagaagccactgcagtgagaagcctgcgcaccgcaaagaagagtagcccttactcgctgcaactagagaaagcccgcacgcagcaacgaagacccaatgcagccaaaaataaataaataaataaaacaaataaaatttttttaaaaaagaaaaatacttaaaaaatagctcttgaacatataataaaaaagattaaagggagataaatatgaatttaaattctGTTCAATTTCATattagaaaatccaaaataaatattatacaactccaaaacacagaaaaataaagataattttgttgTTAAATGACCTTATTTCATTTTAGGAAATCGATGATTTCACATctgattcaaataaaaatattctagaacacATGCTAATTGACAGTAAGAAAAAGGATCTATATTTTAAGCAGCaatttatacacatacatcttTAGCAACAAAATATTCTATTTTGACAAAATGTGGTAGACCCAGGAAGTTATAGCAGAGGATGACAAATGAAGACAAATGAAGGGAAACAGCAGGCAGGAAAAATAAACTTAGCAGACTTTTTATTTGCCAATAGGAATAAGGATAATAAAGAGCACAGGGCTGTCCTGTTTATATGCAGCTGGACTCTATGGCATGAGGGTGGGGATGAGTGGCTGGGTGAAGTCacttactgttaaaaaaaatacctgaaaagCCTGTCGAATACAGTGAAGTTTGGCAAGAAAATCACTGTCTCCTAGGCACTCCAACATTTCAGTTCTAAGTAATAAACAGGGGAGACAACTGTTAAAGTGCATTTAAGATCAAGCCTACTACAAATGTGGACTCGAACAAGGCTTAACCTCGGGACCTTAATAAAAAAACACATGTCTTTTCAGTACTGacaaaacatgtaaaaataattttttttgagcCTTAGAACATATTTTCCcctattctaataaatatttttaacaaatatcaGACAAACATAGCAATAgcatcttaatattttttataaacataAGCATGATACCTAAGCACTCTTGAGtaaatttttccttcttcaacTAAATGCATGGCCTCTTCATAAAAAGGGCAGTGGCAAAGAGACTCCAGACTGTAGATATGCTGTACTTCTTTGTGTT
This sequence is a window from Globicephala melas chromosome 1, mGloMel1.2, whole genome shotgun sequence. Protein-coding genes within it:
- the MIGA1 gene encoding mitoguardin 1 isoform X1 codes for the protein MSEETVSESQFSLRTAALRVFDLPLSWYYSLCQIRFSPVAKKLFVVTAVSVVSVIFLARHFKRRRGKKKGKILPWEPEHLILEYTKRAASDKGSSCSSSRQNLTLSLSSAKDKGSQSYNYANGGLFSKHSGSAQSLASVQSVNSCHSCACGNSNSWDKADEDDIKLVNIPVTTPENLYLMGMELFEEALRRWEQALTFRNRQAEDEACSSIKLGAGDAIAEESIDDIISTEFIHKLEALLQRAYRLQEEFEATLGASDPNSLANDMDKDTDITMKGNMDDFGLRDTLSVTSTDSFASAAELAEHKEVQHIYSLESLCHCPFYEEAMHLVEEGKIYSRVLRTEMLECLGDSDFLAKLHCIRQAFQVFFLTVILSETANRIFLAESGRKILSALIVKARKNPKKFEDVFDEMIYFLEQTDHWDSTEMELAARGVKNLNFYDVVLDFILMDSFEDLENPPTSIQNVVNNRWLNSSFKETAVASSCWSVLKQKRQQMKIPDGFFAHFYAICEHISPVLAWGFLGPRNSLYDLCCFFKNQVLFFLKDIFDFEKVRYSSIETLAEDLMQLLIRRTELLMAYLGADALRHTSSCISSHSHVMPSGLLEAKVQ
- the MIGA1 gene encoding mitoguardin 1 isoform X3, giving the protein MSEETIRFSPVAKKLFVVTAVSVVSVIFLARHFKRRRGKKKGKILPWEPEHLILEYTKRAASDKGSSCSSSRQNLTLSLSSAKDKGSQSYNYANGGLFSKHSGSAQSLASVQSVNSCHSCACGNSNSWDKADEDDIKLVNIPVTTPENLYLMGMELFEEALRRWEQALTFRNRQAEDEACSSIKLGAGDAIAEESIDDIISTEFIHKLEALLQRAYRLQEEFEATLGASDPNSLANDMDKDTDITMKGNMDDFGLRDTLSVTSTDSFASAAELAEHKEVQHIYSLESLCHCPFYEEAMHLVEEGKIYSRVLRTEMLECLGDSDFLAKLHCIRQAFQVFFLTVILSETANRIFLAESGRKILSALIVKARKNPKKFEDVFDEMIYFLEQTDHWDSTEMELAARGVKNLNFYDVVLDFILMDSFEDLENPPTSIQNVVNNRWLNSSFKETAVASSCWSVLKQKRQQMKIPDGFFAHFYAICEHISPVLAWGFLGPRNSLYDLCCFFKNQVLFFLKDIFDFEKVRYSSIETLAEDLMQLLIRRTELLMAYLGADALRHTSSCISSHSHVMPSGLLEAKVQ